Genomic window (Tautonia rosea):
CGCTGACCAACATCCTGCTGTACCATGTGTCGCCCGGCGAACGCTTCGCGGAGGACGTGGTTTCCTCGACGCGCATCCGGACGCTGAACAAGGGGTTCACCTTCCCGGCCGTGACCGCAGAAGGAGTGTTCATCAATCAAAGTAAAATTCTTGCGGTGGATATTGATGCGAGCAACGGCGTGATCCACGTCATCGATACGGTCTTACTTCCCTGAGTTGGGTCACGCTGAGTTGCGGAGCGGACCGGGTCGTCCGATGATCGTGCGATCCGCCGAAAGGCCCCCGTTGCGCCCGAGCATCGGGGGCTTTCTCGGTGTTGAGGCGAGGTCAGGGCCCGGCAGGCGAAGGATTTGCCGGTAGAGGACGGGGGCGGTCCATCTCGTCTTGCCAGGTGTCGAGCATCGAGGAGAGGTGGGCAACGCGGTTTGGGTTGGTAGCCGACAGGTTGTGCGATTCGGATGGGTCGGCGGCGAGGTGAAACAGGAGCGGGCGGCCGTCGTCGATCAGGAGCTTCCAGGGACCGAGGCGGGCAGCGGCGACGGACCCGTTGCGCCAGAAGAACGGGCGATCCGGGAGAGGTTCGCGGCGGAGGAGGAGCGGGGCGAGTGAGATGCCGTCGAGTGCGGGGGCGGCGATCGGTTCGAGGTGGGCGAGGTCGAGGAAGGTGGGCAGAAGGTCCATCGTCATCGCGGTCTCGGGAGTGACGCCGGGGGCAACCCGGCCGGGCCACCAGGCGATCGCAGGGACGCGGTGGCCGCCTTCGAACAGTTGGCCCTTCTGGCCGCGGAGGGGGCCGTTGTCGGAAATCTCGCCGTGGAAGCGATTGCCGTAGTGGCGATAGCCGCCGTTGTCTGAGGTGAAGATCACCAGGGTGGAGCGGTCGAGATTGAGGCGTTGCAACGTGGTGATGAGTTGGCCGACGCTGCGGTCGATCGCCTCGACCATCTCCCGGACCACAGGCCGGACGGCGCCGGGAGGGTGAGGGCCGAGCTTGCTGAGATCGCTGTAGTCGTGCCCCTGTTGGCGGTGCGCCGGCTCGTTGGGGCCTTGCCAGGGGAAGTGGATCGCCAGGTGAGAGACAAGC
Coding sequences:
- a CDS encoding sulfatase-like hydrolase/transferase, yielding MISNFSVIPIAFFSAVFLQGTFASAQEAADAHRPPNILLILIDDLGYADVGCFGNRSNQTPHIDRLAAEGLRFTDFHSNGPMCSATRAALLTGRYQNRFGRAFEGALDADRDHDIGLPLEELTIAEALKPAGYVSGLFGKWHLGYQAPFLPTRQGFDEFRGLLTGDGDHHSHLSRSGDPDWWVGETLALEPGYSVDLITRDSIDFIERHRDQPFFLLVSHLAIHFPWQGPNEPAHRQQGHDYSDLSKLGPHPPGAVRPVVREMVEAIDRSVGQLITTLQRLNLDRSTLVIFTSDNGGYRHYGNRFHGEISDNGPLRGQKGQLFEGGHRVPAIAWWPGRVAPGVTPETAMTMDLLPTFLDLAHLEPIAAPALDGISLAPLLLRREPLPDRPFFWRNGSVAAARLGPWKLLIDDGRPLLFHLAADPSESHNLSATNPNRVAHLSSMLDTWQDEMDRPRPLPANPSPAGP